In Lagenorhynchus albirostris chromosome 14, mLagAlb1.1, whole genome shotgun sequence, one DNA window encodes the following:
- the PISD gene encoding phosphatidylserine decarboxylase proenzyme, mitochondrial isoform X3 has translation MCQSEARRGPELRAAKWLYFPQLALRRRLGQLSCMSKPALKLRSWPLTVLYYLLPLGALRPLSRVGWRPVSRVALYKSVPTRLLSRAWGRLNQVELPHWLRRPVYSLYIWTFGVNMKEAAVEDLHHYRNLSEFFRRKLKPQARPVCDLHSVISPSDGKILNFGQVKNCEVEQVKGVTYSLESFLGPRIPTEDLPFPPATSCGSFRSQLVTREGNELYHCVIYLAPGDYHCFHSPTDWTVSHRRHFPGSLMSVNPGMARWIKELFCHNERVVLTGDWKHGFFSLTAVGATNVGSIRIYFDRDLHTNSPRYSKGSYNDFSFVTHMNKEGIPMRKGEHLGEFNLGSTIVLIFEAPKDFNFKLKAGQKIRFGEALGSL, from the exons ATGTGTCAGTCAGAGGCGCGGCGAGGACCGGAGCTCCGCGCGGCAAAATG GTTGTACTTCCCCCAGCTGGCCCTGAGGCGAAGGCTGGGACAGCTGAGCTGCATGTCCAAACCCGCCCTGAAACTGCGCTCCTGGCCCCTGACGGTCCTCTACTACCTCCTGCCCCTTGGCGCCCTCAGGCCACTCAGCCGGGTGGGATGGAGACCCGTGAGCAGG GTGGCCCTGTACAAGTCGGTGCCGACGCGCTTGCTATCGCGGGCTTGGGGCCGCCTCAACCAAGTGGAGCTGCCGCACTGGTTGCGCAGGCCCGTCTACAGCCTGTACATCTGGACTTTCGGGGTTAACATGAAGGAGGCCGCCGTGGAGGACCTGCACCACTACCGCAACCTCAGCGAGTTCTTCCGGCGCAAGCTGAAGCCACAGGCCCGGCCAGTGTGCGACCTCCACAGTGTG ATCAGTCCATCGGATGGGAAGATCCTCAACTTCGGGCAGGTGAAGAACTGCGAGGTGGAGCAGGTGAAGGGGGTCACCTACTCACTGGAGTCGTTCCTGGGCCCTCGCATCCCCACTGAGGACCTGCCCTTCCCACCAG CCACCTCCTGTGGCTCCTTCAGGAGCCAGCTGGTCACCCGAGAAGGGAACGAGCTCTACCACTGCGTCATCTACCTGGCCCCCGGGGACTACCACTGCTTCCATTCCCCCACTGACTGGACTGTCTCCCACCGGCGCCACTTCCCAG GCTCCCTGATGTCCGTGAACCCCGGCATGGCCCGCTGGATCAAAGAGCTCTTCTGCCACAATGAGCGGGTAGTCCTGACTGGGGACTGGAAACACGGCTTCTTCTCACTGACGGCTGTTGGGGCCACCAACGTGGGCTCCATCCGCATCTACTTTGACCGG GACCTGCACACAAACAGCCCACGGTACAGCAAGGGCTCCTACAATGACTTCAGCTTCGTGACGCACATGAACAAGGAGGGCATCCCCATGCGCAAGGGCGAGCACCTGGGCGAGTTCAACCTGGGCTCCACCATTGTGCTCATCTTCGAGGCCCCCAAGGACTTCAACTTCAAGCTGAAAGCGGGACAGAAAATCCGATTCGGGGAGGCTCTGGGCTCTCTCTAG
- the PISD gene encoding phosphatidylserine decarboxylase proenzyme, mitochondrial isoform X4, with protein sequence MSKPALKLRSWPLTVLYYLLPLGALRPLSRVGWRPVSRVALYKSVPTRLLSRAWGRLNQVELPHWLRRPVYSLYIWTFGVNMKEAAVEDLHHYRNLSEFFRRKLKPQARPVCDLHSVISPSDGKILNFGQVKNCEVEQVKGVTYSLESFLGPRIPTEDLPFPPATSCGSFRSQLVTREGNELYHCVIYLAPGDYHCFHSPTDWTVSHRRHFPGSLMSVNPGMARWIKELFCHNERVVLTGDWKHGFFSLTAVGATNVGSIRIYFDRDLHTNSPRYSKGSYNDFSFVTHMNKEGIPMRKGEHLGEFNLGSTIVLIFEAPKDFNFKLKAGQKIRFGEALGSL encoded by the exons ATGTCCAAACCCGCCCTGAAACTGCGCTCCTGGCCCCTGACGGTCCTCTACTACCTCCTGCCCCTTGGCGCCCTCAGGCCACTCAGCCGGGTGGGATGGAGACCCGTGAGCAGG GTGGCCCTGTACAAGTCGGTGCCGACGCGCTTGCTATCGCGGGCTTGGGGCCGCCTCAACCAAGTGGAGCTGCCGCACTGGTTGCGCAGGCCCGTCTACAGCCTGTACATCTGGACTTTCGGGGTTAACATGAAGGAGGCCGCCGTGGAGGACCTGCACCACTACCGCAACCTCAGCGAGTTCTTCCGGCGCAAGCTGAAGCCACAGGCCCGGCCAGTGTGCGACCTCCACAGTGTG ATCAGTCCATCGGATGGGAAGATCCTCAACTTCGGGCAGGTGAAGAACTGCGAGGTGGAGCAGGTGAAGGGGGTCACCTACTCACTGGAGTCGTTCCTGGGCCCTCGCATCCCCACTGAGGACCTGCCCTTCCCACCAG CCACCTCCTGTGGCTCCTTCAGGAGCCAGCTGGTCACCCGAGAAGGGAACGAGCTCTACCACTGCGTCATCTACCTGGCCCCCGGGGACTACCACTGCTTCCATTCCCCCACTGACTGGACTGTCTCCCACCGGCGCCACTTCCCAG GCTCCCTGATGTCCGTGAACCCCGGCATGGCCCGCTGGATCAAAGAGCTCTTCTGCCACAATGAGCGGGTAGTCCTGACTGGGGACTGGAAACACGGCTTCTTCTCACTGACGGCTGTTGGGGCCACCAACGTGGGCTCCATCCGCATCTACTTTGACCGG GACCTGCACACAAACAGCCCACGGTACAGCAAGGGCTCCTACAATGACTTCAGCTTCGTGACGCACATGAACAAGGAGGGCATCCCCATGCGCAAGGGCGAGCACCTGGGCGAGTTCAACCTGGGCTCCACCATTGTGCTCATCTTCGAGGCCCCCAAGGACTTCAACTTCAAGCTGAAAGCGGGACAGAAAATCCGATTCGGGGAGGCTCTGGGCTCTCTCTAG